The Alteromonas gilva genome has a window encoding:
- a CDS encoding DNA-3-methyladenine glycosylase I — MAVESFDAIYARAAERKGGSKGLEYIVSQPLSAADVGVLPDDRVLSEFTKKVFQSGFVWRVIEQKWPEFEALFFNFDIDKILLMSDEMLEQRASDKRIVRNLKKVMTIRDNALMLHDIRLTHGVSFGQFANQFQGARIIELWHHLKQHGARLGGNTGPYALRTLGIDTFILSRDVEGYFRAYDLISGGLTSKRSQTTIAETFAHWQQESGRSLQEISQIVAYSCGDNRV; from the coding sequence ATGGCGGTTGAGTCATTTGACGCTATTTACGCCCGTGCAGCAGAGCGTAAAGGCGGTAGCAAAGGTCTTGAGTATATCGTTAGTCAGCCGCTGAGTGCGGCTGACGTAGGTGTTTTACCCGACGACCGGGTGCTGTCTGAGTTTACCAAAAAGGTGTTTCAGTCTGGCTTTGTGTGGCGTGTGATTGAGCAAAAATGGCCAGAATTTGAAGCCCTGTTTTTTAATTTCGATATCGACAAAATACTGCTGATGTCGGATGAAATGCTCGAGCAGCGCGCCAGTGACAAACGCATTGTCCGCAACCTCAAAAAGGTCATGACGATACGCGATAACGCCCTGATGCTGCATGATATCCGCCTCACTCATGGGGTTAGCTTTGGCCAGTTTGCCAACCAGTTTCAGGGCGCCAGGATCATTGAGTTGTGGCATCATCTTAAACAGCACGGCGCGCGACTGGGCGGCAACACCGGCCCTTATGCACTGCGCACGCTGGGTATCGATACCTTTATTCTTAGTCGTGATGTCGAAGGTTACTTTCGCGCCTACGATTTAATTAGCGGCGGACTCACCTCCAAACGCAGTCAGACCACCATTGCCGAAACCTTTGCCCATTGGCAACAGGAAAGCGGCCGCAGCTTGCAGGAAATCAGTCAGATTGTTGCTTACAGTTGCGGTGACAACCGGGTATAG